The following are from one region of the Arthrobacter sp. TMP15 genome:
- the argF gene encoding ornithine carbamoyltransferase, with protein sequence MTRHFLVDTDLSPAEQAEVLELAAALKAKPYSMQTFAGQGSGAQTVAVIFDKTSTRTRVSFATGIAALGGNPLIINPGEAQIGHKESVADTARVLERMVSTIVWRTYAQAGLEEMATHSKVPVINALSDDYHPCQLLADLLTIKEHKGELSGLTMTYMGDSANNMANSYLLAGVTAGMHVRITGPAGHLPPDAVVLAAKERAAQTGGSVLITTDVCEAVAGADVLVTDTWVSMGQEEEKAQRLELFTEYALDDAALAQAAPDAIVLHCLPAYRGYEISASVIDGPQSVVWDEAENRLHAQKALMVWLVEKTASDAALARNTPAVG encoded by the coding sequence ATGACACGCCACTTTCTCGTAGACACAGATCTTAGTCCTGCTGAACAAGCCGAGGTGCTGGAGCTTGCCGCAGCACTAAAGGCAAAGCCCTACTCGATGCAGACCTTCGCAGGTCAAGGCTCCGGTGCTCAAACTGTGGCAGTGATCTTTGATAAGACTTCAACGCGTACACGTGTTTCCTTTGCTACCGGGATTGCGGCCTTGGGTGGAAACCCGCTGATCATCAATCCGGGTGAGGCCCAGATCGGCCACAAGGAATCCGTTGCCGACACCGCCAGGGTCCTCGAGCGGATGGTCTCCACCATCGTGTGGCGCACCTACGCTCAAGCAGGCCTGGAAGAAATGGCCACCCATTCCAAAGTTCCTGTCATTAACGCGCTTTCAGACGATTACCACCCCTGCCAGCTGCTTGCAGACCTGCTCACCATCAAGGAGCACAAGGGTGAGCTGTCCGGGCTAACAATGACCTACATGGGGGATTCCGCCAACAATATGGCTAATTCCTATCTGTTGGCCGGAGTCACAGCCGGCATGCACGTCCGCATTACCGGACCGGCAGGGCATCTCCCGCCAGACGCCGTCGTACTTGCAGCCAAAGAACGAGCTGCACAAACGGGCGGATCGGTGCTGATAACCACTGACGTTTGTGAAGCCGTGGCCGGAGCTGACGTCCTAGTGACAGACACATGGGTTTCCATGGGGCAGGAGGAAGAGAAGGCGCAGCGCCTGGAGCTCTTCACGGAATACGCGCTGGACGACGCGGCTCTGGCCCAGGCTGCGCCAGATGCAATAGTGCTGCACTGCCTCCCGGCCTACCGCGGCTATGAGATTTCCGCTTCCGTGATTGATGGCCCGCAGTCGGTGGTGTGGGATGAGGCAGAAAACCGTTTGCACGCCCAGAAGGCCCTCATGGTGTGGCTTGTTGAAAAAACTGCCTCTGATGCTGCGCTGGCTCGCAACACCCCGGCGGTTGGGTGA
- a CDS encoding Pls/PosA family non-ribosomal peptide synthetase — MPGSELAPDPRTLWEVLQATAELHPDATALDDGVKALSYEDLLKAVHGKAQELTQAGLGAGDRIGVRIPSGTSGLYLAILAILSIGAAYVPVDADDPAERASLVFTEAGVAAVLGDELTGEAITLTLDRACPGPFPEPRAPLPSDDAWIIFTSGSTGTPKGVAVSNRSAAAFVDAEARIFLQSDPLGPEDRVLAGLSVAFDASCEEMWLAWRYGAALVPAPRSLVRSGMDLGPWLISHGITVVSTVPTLAALWPAEALESVRLLIFGGEACPPELATRLAVPGREVWNTYGPTEATVVACAAPLGGPGPVRIGLPLNGWDLAVVDGAGRPVTEGEVGELIIAGVGLARYLDPTKDAEKYAPLPEFGWERAYRSGDLVRLESVGLVFMGRADDQIKLGGRRIELGEIDAALQGLPDISGAAAAVQETAGGNQLLVGYLVPAPGTSPDPGALRELLAESLPAPMIPLLTFTDSLPTKTSGKVDRTALPWPLDQDMDEGVSLAGTLGPDAEWVLEQWHSVLGGTPASLDTDFFASGGGSLAAAQLVSALRQRYPRITVAEVYSHPRIGALLELAVGSNPAGDPLKIVDRTVGRTRRKSQVFQTLMGVPLHLLVGMRWLTYLMALNNVAAWQGILPGAPTISWWWVGASWLVFVSPWGRMAISVVCARLLLHGVQPGSYPRSGKVHLRLWLAEQIADMASAVSLASAPWVPYYARALGVKMGRNVDLHSVPPVTGLLRLAEGCSIEPEVDLSGWWIDGDWVHIGEISIGSGAVVGARSTLMPGARVGAGAHVAPGSAVRGKVKPGVTVSGSPAERTGKAKHSWPDLRTPTNGWHELPFASAAALLSLLPFMAAAVAVGAVLLSINGQSSLSASIPTLLWSVPVAALAWFLTLVGLILLTVRLLGIGLREGHYPVRSRIGWQVWATERVLDMARDLLFPIYSSLFTPIWLRLLGAKVGKNVEASTVLLLPKMTTIGSGAFLADDTMIASYELGGGYIHIAPAKVGKRSFLGNSGMAAAGRTMPRNSLVAVLSAAPAKAKAGTSWLGSPPVRLRRTNLNTDESLTFAPPLRLKLARALWESCRLVPTVLSVAVAAAVLVTFDGVALAGNYWLAALFSGIVMMAAGAFGAGSSVAAKWVLVGRIKPGEHPLWSSFIWRNEVVDTFIEMVSAPWFARAAVGTPAMVWWLRALGAKIGHGAWCESYWLPEADLVTLGESSTVNRGCVIQTHLFHDRVMAIDSVTLEEGATMGPHGVILPAARIARSGTVGPASLVMRGETVPASSYWMGNPISPWKGPEFADRA, encoded by the coding sequence ATGCCTGGCAGCGAGCTTGCGCCAGATCCCCGAACCCTGTGGGAGGTACTGCAAGCCACGGCCGAGCTGCACCCTGACGCCACAGCACTGGACGATGGCGTGAAAGCGCTTAGCTACGAAGACCTCTTGAAAGCAGTGCACGGCAAGGCTCAGGAATTGACTCAAGCCGGTCTAGGCGCTGGCGACAGAATAGGTGTGCGGATACCCTCAGGCACGTCCGGGCTTTACCTTGCCATTCTGGCAATCCTCTCCATTGGGGCCGCCTACGTGCCAGTGGACGCTGACGATCCCGCCGAACGTGCTTCGCTGGTCTTTACTGAAGCCGGCGTGGCTGCCGTCCTTGGAGATGAACTAACAGGAGAGGCGATAACGCTAACACTTGACAGGGCATGCCCAGGTCCCTTCCCTGAGCCCAGGGCACCGCTTCCCAGCGACGATGCCTGGATTATTTTCACCTCCGGCTCAACCGGTACCCCGAAAGGTGTGGCTGTCAGCAACCGTTCCGCTGCTGCCTTTGTTGATGCTGAGGCCCGCATTTTTTTGCAGTCAGATCCGCTCGGCCCGGAGGATAGAGTTCTGGCCGGATTGTCTGTAGCTTTCGATGCTTCCTGCGAGGAAATGTGGCTGGCCTGGCGCTACGGAGCCGCTTTGGTTCCAGCACCCCGCTCATTAGTCCGATCCGGCATGGATTTGGGCCCGTGGCTGATCTCGCACGGTATAACGGTGGTCTCAACCGTGCCAACGCTGGCGGCGCTGTGGCCCGCCGAGGCACTGGAATCGGTGCGCCTGCTGATCTTTGGTGGAGAGGCCTGCCCGCCAGAACTCGCCACTCGATTGGCAGTTCCCGGTAGGGAAGTCTGGAACACCTATGGCCCCACAGAGGCAACCGTAGTGGCATGTGCTGCGCCGTTGGGCGGGCCAGGCCCTGTGCGTATCGGGCTGCCGCTAAACGGTTGGGACCTGGCAGTTGTTGATGGGGCTGGAAGGCCCGTAACTGAGGGCGAAGTGGGCGAGTTAATCATTGCCGGTGTGGGCTTGGCACGCTATCTTGACCCGACCAAGGATGCCGAGAAATACGCTCCCCTGCCTGAATTCGGTTGGGAGCGTGCCTACCGCAGTGGCGATCTTGTGCGTCTTGAGAGCGTAGGCCTTGTGTTCATGGGCCGGGCGGATGATCAGATAAAACTGGGCGGGCGGCGCATTGAACTCGGCGAAATCGACGCGGCTTTGCAGGGCCTGCCGGACATCTCTGGTGCCGCTGCTGCAGTGCAGGAAACGGCTGGTGGCAACCAGCTCCTTGTCGGCTACCTGGTACCGGCTCCGGGCACCAGCCCGGATCCCGGCGCGCTGCGGGAACTACTGGCCGAGTCGCTTCCAGCACCCATGATTCCGCTTCTGACTTTCACGGATTCACTGCCCACCAAAACAAGCGGCAAAGTGGATCGCACCGCTCTGCCCTGGCCGTTGGATCAGGACATGGACGAGGGCGTCTCGCTCGCGGGCACACTGGGCCCGGATGCCGAGTGGGTGCTGGAACAATGGCATAGCGTTTTGGGTGGTACCCCCGCTTCGCTCGACACAGATTTCTTCGCCAGCGGCGGCGGCAGTCTGGCCGCAGCTCAGCTGGTTTCTGCGCTACGACAGCGCTACCCGCGAATAACGGTTGCAGAGGTCTATTCCCACCCCAGGATCGGAGCCCTGCTGGAATTGGCCGTGGGCTCCAATCCTGCCGGCGATCCTCTGAAAATAGTCGATCGCACAGTGGGGCGCACGCGGCGAAAATCCCAGGTGTTCCAAACGCTCATGGGTGTGCCACTGCACCTCCTTGTGGGAATGCGCTGGCTCACATACCTTATGGCCTTGAACAATGTGGCAGCGTGGCAGGGCATCCTGCCCGGCGCCCCCACCATTTCCTGGTGGTGGGTAGGGGCCTCCTGGCTTGTTTTTGTCTCACCGTGGGGTCGCATGGCGATCTCGGTAGTGTGCGCGCGTCTGCTCCTCCACGGCGTTCAGCCGGGCAGTTATCCCCGCTCCGGTAAAGTGCACCTGCGGTTGTGGCTAGCAGAACAAATTGCGGACATGGCCAGCGCTGTCAGCCTGGCCAGTGCCCCCTGGGTACCGTATTACGCCCGAGCTTTGGGCGTAAAGATGGGCCGCAATGTGGATCTCCACTCAGTGCCGCCTGTGACTGGATTGCTTCGCTTGGCCGAAGGTTGCTCGATCGAACCCGAGGTGGATCTCTCCGGCTGGTGGATCGACGGAGACTGGGTGCACATAGGCGAGATATCCATTGGTAGCGGCGCTGTCGTAGGAGCCCGCAGCACTCTGATGCCGGGAGCACGCGTTGGCGCCGGTGCTCATGTGGCACCAGGTTCCGCGGTGCGCGGCAAGGTCAAACCCGGGGTGACGGTTTCCGGCTCCCCGGCAGAAAGGACTGGGAAGGCTAAACACTCCTGGCCGGATCTGCGTACGCCCACCAACGGGTGGCATGAACTACCCTTTGCAAGCGCAGCCGCATTGCTATCCCTGCTGCCTTTCATGGCGGCGGCTGTGGCCGTTGGCGCAGTGTTGCTGAGCATCAATGGACAGAGTTCATTATCTGCCTCAATTCCTACCCTGTTGTGGTCTGTTCCCGTGGCAGCACTGGCATGGTTCCTCACCTTGGTTGGGCTGATCCTGCTCACGGTTCGGTTGCTGGGCATAGGCCTCCGCGAGGGGCACTACCCGGTGCGTAGCCGGATTGGATGGCAGGTTTGGGCCACCGAACGCGTGCTGGATATGGCTCGGGATCTCTTGTTCCCGATCTATTCCAGCCTGTTCACACCCATCTGGTTGCGTCTTTTGGGGGCCAAGGTCGGCAAGAACGTGGAGGCTTCAACGGTGTTGCTGCTGCCCAAAATGACAACTATCGGTTCCGGCGCTTTCTTGGCCGATGACACCATGATCGCCTCCTATGAGCTGGGTGGCGGATACATCCACATCGCACCCGCAAAAGTGGGTAAGCGTTCATTCCTTGGCAACTCCGGCATGGCAGCGGCAGGGCGCACAATGCCACGGAATTCTTTGGTGGCGGTCCTCTCGGCAGCCCCTGCCAAGGCAAAGGCTGGTACGTCGTGGCTAGGCAGCCCGCCTGTGCGCTTGCGCCGCACCAATCTCAACACCGATGAGTCACTCACTTTCGCCCCACCCTTGCGGCTCAAGCTGGCTCGAGCCCTCTGGGAAAGCTGCCGGCTGGTACCAACGGTTCTTTCTGTGGCCGTGGCCGCAGCAGTGCTGGTTACCTTTGACGGCGTCGCACTTGCCGGCAATTACTGGTTGGCTGCACTCTTCAGCGGCATCGTCATGATGGCCGCCGGTGCGTTTGGCGCTGGCAGCTCAGTGGCCGCCAAGTGGGTCCTGGTGGGCCGCATCAAACCCGGGGAGCATCCGCTGTGGAGCTCGTTCATTTGGCGTAACGAAGTGGTCGATACATTTATTGAAATGGTCAGTGCCCCTTGGTTTGCCCGCGCGGCTGTGGGCACCCCGGCCATGGTCTGGTGGTTGCGTGCTCTCGGAGCGAAAATCGGGCACGGAGCCTGGTGTGAAAGCTATTGGCTCCCCGAAGCCGACCTTGTCACGCTGGGTGAAAGTTCCACTGTCAACCGAGGGTGCGTAATCCAAACGCACCTCTTCCATGACAGGGTCATGGCCATTGATTCGGTTACGCTTGAAGAGGGTGCCACCATGGGTCCGCATGGTGTGATCCTGCCCGCGGCACGGATTGCTCGCAGCGGCACTGTGGGCCCGGCCTCCCTTGTCATGCGCGGAGAAACAGTACCTGCCAGCAGCTATTGGATGGGAAACCCAATCAGCCCCTGGAAGGGTCCCGAGTTTGCCGACCGCGCTTAG
- a CDS encoding quinone oxidoreductase, with amino-acid sequence MTEYANAILAQAPGGPEVLKLTQVPMPVPGPGELLVKIAAVGVNFIESYQREGIYPVDFPFIPGAEAAGKVVAVGSGVSSYAVGDRVATAEGVACYAEYAIFPADKALPVPSSVPLDVAAALPLQGMTAHYLMNSTYHVEPGQTILLHAGAGGVGLLLTQMLKERGARVFTTVSTEEKEELSRVAGADEVLRYEDFAEQARELTDGEGVDVVFDGVGKDTFDGSLASLRTRGTLVLFGGASGQVPPFDLQRLNAGGSLTVVRPKLGDYLRNGKERLWRSTEVFDAAASGRLIARLGARFPLSEAGAAHTALQGRNTTGKVILEP; translated from the coding sequence ATGACCGAGTACGCCAACGCCATCCTCGCCCAGGCCCCGGGCGGCCCGGAGGTTTTGAAGCTCACCCAGGTTCCTATGCCGGTCCCTGGGCCCGGTGAATTGCTTGTCAAAATCGCCGCCGTGGGTGTGAACTTCATTGAGAGCTACCAGCGTGAGGGTATTTATCCTGTGGATTTCCCGTTCATTCCCGGTGCGGAGGCGGCCGGAAAAGTTGTTGCTGTGGGCTCCGGAGTGAGCTCCTATGCCGTAGGAGATCGCGTGGCCACGGCCGAGGGCGTGGCCTGCTATGCCGAGTACGCTATTTTCCCTGCCGATAAGGCACTGCCCGTCCCTTCCAGTGTGCCGCTGGACGTGGCGGCAGCTCTCCCGCTTCAGGGCATGACGGCGCACTACCTGATGAATTCCACCTACCATGTTGAGCCCGGGCAGACAATCCTGCTACACGCCGGCGCTGGTGGTGTGGGCCTGCTGCTGACCCAGATGCTCAAGGAACGCGGGGCCCGAGTCTTCACAACAGTGTCAACGGAAGAAAAGGAAGAGCTCTCCCGAGTTGCCGGTGCCGATGAGGTGTTGCGTTACGAGGACTTTGCCGAGCAGGCCCGTGAGCTCACGGATGGCGAAGGTGTGGATGTGGTGTTCGACGGCGTTGGTAAGGACACTTTCGATGGTTCGCTTGCGTCGCTGCGCACCCGAGGGACCCTTGTACTCTTTGGGGGCGCCTCCGGGCAAGTGCCTCCCTTTGATTTGCAGAGGCTCAATGCTGGCGGCTCGCTAACAGTAGTCAGACCCAAGCTCGGAGACTATCTTCGTAACGGCAAGGAACGCTTGTGGCGCTCAACCGAAGTGTTCGACGCAGCAGCCTCCGGCCGGCTAATCGCTCGGCTTGGTGCCCGCTTCCCGCTCTCCGAGGCCGGCGCGGCGCACACTGCGCTGCAAGGCAGAAACACCACTGGCAAAGTTATTTTGGAGCCCTAG
- the argC gene encoding N-acetyl-gamma-glutamyl-phosphate reductase, producing MTISVAVSGASGYAGGEVLRLLASHPNVSIGAITAHSNAGARLGSLVPNLHALADRVLVETTVDNLSGHDVVFLALPHGASAAIAALLPADTLVIDAGADHRLEDAAAWEKFYGSEHAGTWPYGLPELPGHREKIRGAKRIAVPGCYPTSSLLALLPGFAANALLPDDVVIVAASGTSGAGKAAKINLIGSEVIGSMSPYGVGGGHRHTPEIEQGLSNASGKEVTVSFTPTLAPMSRGILTTATAKVSAEFAALADPAAALREIWVDAYDEEPFVHVLEEGQWPATKSVQGSNYAAIQIAYDAHVNRVIVCCAIDNLTKGTAGGAVQSMNIALGLPETTGLTFQGVAP from the coding sequence ATGACAATTTCAGTAGCTGTCTCCGGAGCCAGCGGATATGCCGGGGGAGAAGTGCTGCGTCTGCTGGCCAGCCATCCCAACGTAAGCATCGGTGCCATCACGGCCCACAGCAACGCCGGAGCTCGATTAGGCTCCCTCGTGCCGAATCTGCACGCGCTGGCAGACCGGGTCCTGGTCGAGACCACAGTTGATAACCTTTCCGGGCACGACGTCGTCTTTCTGGCCTTGCCGCATGGGGCCTCTGCTGCCATTGCCGCGCTGTTGCCAGCTGACACGCTCGTAATCGACGCCGGTGCCGATCACCGTCTGGAAGATGCAGCGGCTTGGGAAAAATTCTACGGTTCTGAGCACGCAGGCACCTGGCCCTATGGCCTGCCCGAACTGCCCGGCCACCGCGAAAAAATTCGTGGCGCCAAACGAATCGCCGTTCCCGGCTGCTACCCAACAAGCTCCCTGCTGGCCCTCCTGCCGGGTTTCGCAGCTAACGCACTGCTGCCCGATGACGTAGTCATCGTCGCAGCGTCCGGGACCTCCGGGGCTGGCAAAGCCGCCAAAATCAACCTGATAGGTTCCGAAGTTATTGGCTCAATGAGCCCCTACGGCGTGGGAGGCGGGCACCGCCACACCCCGGAGATTGAACAGGGGCTCTCCAACGCTTCCGGCAAGGAAGTAACTGTTTCATTCACACCTACTTTGGCCCCTATGAGCCGCGGTATCCTCACAACTGCCACGGCCAAGGTCTCGGCTGAGTTCGCGGCATTGGCTGATCCCGCAGCGGCTTTACGTGAAATCTGGGTGGATGCCTATGACGAGGAACCTTTTGTGCATGTGCTTGAGGAGGGCCAGTGGCCTGCAACAAAGTCTGTGCAAGGGTCCAACTATGCAGCTATCCAAATTGCCTATGACGCCCACGTTAACCGAGTGATTGTTTGCTGTGCCATTGATAATCTCACCAAGGGCACTGCCGGCGGGGCAGTGCAGTCAATGAATATTGCCCTCGGCCTGCCTGAAACAACAGGTCTGACCTTCCAAGGAGTAGCACCATGA
- the argJ gene encoding bifunctional glutamate N-acetyltransferase/amino-acid acetyltransferase ArgJ has translation MSVTSALGFRASGVTAGLKTSGSPDMALVVNEGPHRSAAAVFTSNRVAAAPIHWSRQVLGDGRVDAVVLNSGGANACTGPEGFQNTHATAEKVAELLGLSATDIAVCSTGLIGEQLPMDKILAGVEAAATALTDDGGAAAATAIMTTDSVSKEALWTSPANADGVTYTIGGMAKGAGMLAPGLATMLVVITTDAGVETEGLDVALRDAVRLTFNRADSDGCMSTNDTVLLMASGSSTAFPDMEEFTAGLTHVCAALARALIADAEGANHDIAITTRHADSERDAETVSRSVARSNLFKAAIFGNDPNWGRVLAAVGTTDAVFDPDKINVSINGVQIARNGCIGDSRDLVDLAPREVSVEIDLNAGIAEATIWTNDLTHAYVEENSAYSS, from the coding sequence ATGAGCGTGACCTCAGCACTGGGCTTTCGGGCCTCCGGCGTAACAGCTGGATTGAAAACCTCAGGTAGCCCTGACATGGCCCTCGTTGTTAACGAGGGGCCACATCGCAGCGCCGCCGCAGTCTTTACTTCCAACCGCGTGGCGGCGGCACCCATCCATTGGTCGCGGCAGGTGCTCGGCGACGGAAGGGTTGACGCCGTCGTGCTGAATTCTGGCGGGGCCAATGCCTGCACCGGTCCCGAAGGTTTCCAAAACACCCACGCCACTGCCGAAAAAGTTGCCGAACTTTTGGGCCTTTCAGCAACGGATATTGCCGTATGCTCCACTGGCCTCATTGGTGAACAGCTGCCGATGGATAAGATCCTGGCCGGCGTGGAAGCTGCTGCCACCGCCTTGACGGACGACGGCGGAGCTGCGGCCGCCACCGCCATCATGACCACCGATAGCGTCTCCAAAGAGGCGCTCTGGACTTCACCGGCCAATGCCGACGGCGTCACGTACACCATCGGTGGCATGGCTAAGGGTGCAGGTATGTTGGCACCCGGTCTGGCCACCATGTTGGTGGTCATCACCACGGATGCAGGAGTTGAAACCGAAGGCCTGGACGTTGCCCTGCGCGACGCCGTTCGCCTCACCTTTAACCGTGCCGACTCCGACGGCTGCATGTCCACCAATGACACAGTGCTCCTCATGGCCTCGGGCTCCTCAACTGCTTTCCCTGACATGGAGGAATTCACGGCCGGACTAACCCATGTTTGCGCAGCCCTGGCCAGAGCACTGATTGCCGATGCCGAAGGTGCCAACCACGACATAGCCATCACCACCAGGCACGCGGACAGCGAGCGCGACGCCGAAACCGTTTCCCGTTCCGTGGCCCGATCCAACCTGTTTAAGGCCGCGATCTTTGGCAACGACCCCAACTGGGGTCGCGTGCTTGCCGCCGTTGGCACCACTGACGCCGTTTTTGATCCCGATAAGATCAACGTCAGCATCAATGGTGTTCAGATCGCCCGCAACGGTTGCATCGGGGACTCCCGGGACCTGGTTGATCTGGCTCCGCGCGAAGTCAGCGTTGAAATCGATCTCAACGCCGGCATCGCCGAAGCCACCATCTGGACCAACGACTTAACGCACGCCTACGTCGAAGAAAACAGCGCCTACTCCTCGTAA
- a CDS encoding acetylornithine transaminase has translation MTEENTPEKEGAVTGLGAVTGLGSANAAAVSGTGTSAQWLARYQDSLMGVFGSPQRVLVRGAGAVVWDADGKEYLDLLGGIAVNALGHAHPFVSSVVASQLSTLGHVSNFFSSPTQIALAERLLDLSHAPEGSKVFFANSGTEANEAAFKLARAHGGMQRPTILALEGGFHGRTMGALAMTAKAAYREPFEPMPAGVRHIPFNDIAALREAVDNTVAALVIEPIQGEAGVRPLSVEYLQAARELTREHGVLLILDEVQTGVGRTGCWFVGLNAGITPDAMTLAKGLGGGFPIGAIVTFGPGPSELLSAGQHGTTFGGNPVATAAALATLHVLESQNILANVRAVSEVFRQGLTNIKEVTEVRAYGLLIGFDLAEPVAAGVVQAGLEAGFIVNAPGPNTVRLAPPLNLTPEQAGSFISALPALIATAVAAHKLEKSS, from the coding sequence ATGACTGAAGAAAACACCCCAGAAAAAGAGGGCGCTGTGACTGGGCTGGGCGCTGTGACTGGGCTGGGTAGCGCAAACGCCGCAGCCGTCTCTGGTACCGGCACCAGCGCCCAATGGCTGGCCCGTTACCAGGATTCCCTCATGGGAGTCTTTGGCAGTCCGCAACGTGTGCTGGTTCGGGGTGCCGGCGCTGTTGTGTGGGACGCAGACGGGAAAGAGTATCTTGACCTGCTTGGCGGTATTGCGGTCAACGCCCTAGGCCACGCGCACCCCTTCGTCTCCTCAGTGGTGGCCAGCCAGCTCTCAACGTTGGGGCATGTTTCGAACTTCTTTAGCAGTCCCACACAGATCGCTTTGGCGGAGAGACTACTTGACTTGAGCCACGCGCCAGAGGGCTCCAAGGTCTTCTTCGCCAACTCAGGCACGGAAGCTAATGAAGCGGCTTTCAAGCTGGCCCGCGCCCATGGTGGGATGCAACGGCCCACTATCCTCGCCCTCGAAGGCGGCTTCCACGGACGCACCATGGGTGCTTTGGCCATGACAGCCAAGGCGGCCTACCGCGAACCGTTTGAGCCCATGCCCGCGGGTGTACGGCACATTCCCTTCAATGACATTGCCGCTCTCCGGGAAGCCGTGGACAACACAGTTGCAGCGCTCGTCATTGAACCCATTCAGGGTGAGGCTGGGGTGCGCCCACTTTCGGTTGAGTACCTGCAGGCTGCCAGAGAGCTGACCCGCGAACACGGCGTCCTGCTGATCCTGGATGAGGTTCAGACAGGCGTTGGCCGAACAGGGTGCTGGTTTGTTGGTTTGAACGCGGGGATCACCCCGGACGCCATGACCTTAGCCAAGGGCTTAGGTGGCGGTTTTCCGATCGGAGCCATTGTCACTTTTGGTCCGGGCCCATCAGAACTTCTCAGTGCCGGTCAACACGGCACCACCTTTGGCGGGAATCCCGTTGCCACGGCGGCAGCCCTTGCCACTTTGCACGTGCTGGAATCCCAGAACATCCTCGCCAACGTACGGGCGGTCAGTGAAGTGTTTCGCCAAGGTCTGACAAATATCAAGGAAGTAACCGAGGTACGTGCCTATGGCCTGTTGATTGGTTTTGATCTGGCGGAACCGGTGGCGGCAGGGGTGGTCCAGGCGGGACTTGAGGCAGGCTTCATCGTCAACGCCCCCGGCCCCAACACTGTCCGCCTGGCCCCACCGCTGAACCTGACGCCCGAGCAGGCTGGTTCCTTTATTTCTGCATTGCCCGCATTGATCGCCACCGCTGTGGCTGCCCACAAGTTGGAAAAGAGCTCTTGA
- a CDS encoding arginine repressor, which translates to MPATKTARQARVSALLTSRAVRSQAELATLLADDGLVVGQATLSRDLVELRAVRVRGKDGGLIYALPREGGDRSVHSVSSQELLDTRLVRLCGELLVTAEASANIAVLRTPPGAANFLALAIDHSVMPSILGTLAGDDTVMVITRNPLGGADVAERFLQFAAESSAGA; encoded by the coding sequence ATGCCGGCAACTAAAACTGCCCGGCAGGCACGCGTCTCCGCGCTGCTCACCAGCCGTGCTGTTAGATCTCAGGCTGAGCTGGCCACGTTATTGGCCGACGACGGGTTAGTGGTTGGTCAGGCGACGTTATCGCGAGATCTGGTGGAACTGCGAGCGGTGCGGGTGCGGGGCAAGGACGGTGGGTTAATCTATGCGTTACCGCGTGAAGGAGGGGACCGCAGCGTGCATTCCGTTTCCTCCCAAGAGCTTCTTGACACGCGTTTGGTCCGCCTGTGCGGTGAGTTGCTGGTGACGGCCGAGGCCTCGGCAAACATTGCAGTTTTGCGAACGCCTCCGGGTGCTGCAAACTTTCTGGCCTTGGCTATTGACCACTCGGTGATGCCATCCATTCTGGGCACGCTTGCCGGAGATGACACTGTCATGGTTATCACTCGGAACCCATTAGGAGGTGCGGATGTTGCCGAGCGGTTCCTGCAATTTGCGGCCGAATCAAGCGCTGGAGCCTAG
- the argB gene encoding acetylglutamate kinase, with amino-acid sequence MTSVETAQDKAGTLIEALPWIQQFAGTVVVVKYGGNAMVNDELRRAFAQDIVFMHHVGIKAVVVHGGGPQINAMLKRLDIQSEFKGGLRVTTPEAMDVVRMVLTGQVGRELVGLINEHGPYAVGLSGEDGALLQAERTGTIVDGLAVDLGLVGEVVGVNPGAILDLLEAGRIPVISTVAPEVGNASTVLNVNADTAAAALAVALQASRLVILTDVEGLYSNWPDKSSLLSEIGSEALRAMLPSLESGMIPKMGAALAAVDGGVARAAVVDGRSAHSMLLELMTFEGNGTQIFPDKDGH; translated from the coding sequence ATGACTTCGGTGGAAACCGCGCAGGATAAGGCTGGCACGCTGATTGAGGCGCTGCCTTGGATTCAGCAATTTGCCGGCACCGTGGTGGTGGTCAAGTACGGTGGCAACGCCATGGTCAATGATGAACTGCGCCGTGCGTTTGCGCAGGATATTGTCTTTATGCACCACGTCGGCATCAAGGCGGTAGTTGTGCATGGCGGTGGGCCGCAAATCAATGCCATGCTCAAGCGCTTGGACATCCAAAGCGAATTCAAGGGAGGCCTGCGCGTCACCACACCCGAGGCAATGGATGTTGTCAGGATGGTCCTTACCGGTCAGGTTGGCCGCGAGCTGGTGGGCCTGATCAACGAGCACGGACCCTATGCCGTCGGACTTTCTGGTGAGGATGGCGCCCTACTGCAGGCCGAACGCACGGGGACCATTGTTGATGGCCTTGCCGTAGATCTGGGGCTTGTTGGCGAGGTGGTGGGTGTGAATCCCGGGGCCATTCTTGACCTCTTGGAGGCCGGCCGGATCCCGGTGATCTCCACCGTGGCTCCCGAAGTTGGGAATGCCTCAACGGTGTTGAATGTCAATGCTGATACCGCAGCCGCAGCGTTGGCGGTGGCTCTGCAGGCCTCGCGGTTGGTGATCCTGACCGACGTCGAGGGCCTCTATTCGAATTGGCCCGATAAGTCCTCACTGCTTAGCGAGATTGGGTCGGAGGCATTGCGTGCAATGTTGCCGTCACTGGAATCTGGCATGATCCCCAAGATGGGGGCGGCTTTGGCCGCGGTCGACGGCGGTGTGGCCCGTGCCGCTGTTGTCGACGGGCGCAGCGCCCATTCAATGTTGTTGGAATTGATGACTTTTGAGGGCAACGGAACGCAAATTTTCCCGGACAAGGACGGCCACTGA